From a region of the Rhodothermia bacterium genome:
- a CDS encoding outer membrane beta-barrel protein, whose protein sequence is MKKVILLLALTFAPFTLFAQGKVYLGGGLSLNQAPNSFKDQYKNGFNFEAAYGYPITENVEILAKGQLHSFNPDAAGFDTAVLSAKVEGGVFSDVNVGAGLKLNFGAGNIKPYVFATGGFHSLETTEMKLTLSSLTTIPKKTENTFGVNAGVGIEVGFGGAAALFVEPSYTMLFNDAKTKFIPIKVGLAYSLMKR, encoded by the coding sequence ATGAAAAAAGTAATTCTCCTCCTCGCCTTAACTTTTGCACCCTTTACCCTTTTTGCGCAAGGGAAAGTTTACTTGGGCGGCGGTCTTTCACTAAATCAAGCTCCCAATTCGTTTAAAGACCAATATAAAAACGGCTTTAATTTTGAGGCAGCTTATGGTTATCCCATTACCGAAAATGTGGAAATTCTGGCAAAAGGCCAACTCCATTCCTTTAATCCAGATGCGGCAGGATTTGATACTGCTGTCTTGAGCGCAAAGGTAGAAGGCGGTGTGTTTTCTGATGTCAATGTTGGTGCTGGTCTCAAGTTGAACTTTGGTGCTGGCAACATCAAGCCCTACGTTTTTGCGACAGGTGGTTTTCATAGCCTTGAAACGACCGAAATGAAACTTACATTAAGCAGTTTAACCACCATTCCCAAGAAAACCGAGAACACCTTTGGTGTAAATGCTGGTGTGGGTATAGAAGTGGGTTTTGGAGGTGCAGCAGCTCTTTTCGTAGAACCTTCCTATACCATGCTCTTTAATGATGCCAAGACCAAATTCATCCCGATAAAAGTGGGATTGGCCTATAGCCTCATGAAACGATAA
- a CDS encoding CoA pyrophosphatase, producing MHYESTIAFLVNRLQEPLPGFEAQAKMAPPYRKTLVEEALRVARAQNGKPPRHAAVALILFPKNGTTHMVLTLRRSDLKDHAGQVSFPGGKIEPHETPENAALREAEEEVGIVASELRMIGKLSELYIPPSNFLVQPFVMQHAAKPLFVPQVSEVEKVLEVPLAHLMRPENRKSQPWHRNGEVIHMPSFQAEGHTIWGGTAMMLGEFLALFEPKK from the coding sequence ATGCACTACGAATCTACCATTGCTTTTTTAGTAAACCGTCTTCAAGAACCCTTGCCCGGCTTCGAGGCACAGGCCAAGATGGCTCCACCCTACCGCAAAACCTTGGTCGAAGAAGCGCTACGTGTAGCCCGTGCGCAAAATGGGAAGCCCCCAAGACATGCGGCGGTTGCCCTCATTCTCTTCCCCAAAAACGGTACAACACATATGGTCTTGACGCTTCGCCGCTCCGATCTGAAAGACCATGCGGGACAGGTCTCCTTCCCCGGCGGAAAAATAGAACCTCACGAAACCCCTGAAAATGCCGCACTTCGCGAGGCCGAAGAAGAGGTAGGCATTGTTGCCTCGGAACTCCGCATGATCGGGAAGCTATCCGAACTCTACATCCCGCCCTCAAATTTCTTGGTGCAACCATTTGTGATGCAACATGCGGCCAAACCCCTTTTTGTACCGCAAGTATCGGAAGTGGAAAAAGTACTCGAAGTGCCTCTTGCCCACCTTATGCGGCCCGAGAACCGCAAAAGCCAGCCTTGGCACCGCAATGGCGAGGTCATCCACATGCCATCTTTTCAAGCAGAAGGCCATACCATTTGGGGCGGCACGGCGATGATGCTCGGCGAATTTCTGGCCCTGTTCGAGCCAAAAAAATAA